In Rhodamnia argentea isolate NSW1041297 chromosome 4, ASM2092103v1, whole genome shotgun sequence, the following proteins share a genomic window:
- the LOC125314804 gene encoding glutamate receptor 2.2-like yields the protein MEGQTSCLILALLCFLHLTSSSIETSSVAEENPAKEMIRVGLVFSMSSSMGKVVENCISMAHSDFYGAHPNYRTQLSLLIRDPKDDAVDAASAVVDLMENDQVHAILGPERSSQAKFVIDLGAKARVPIISFSATSPSLSPMRSHYFVRTAYDDSSQVGALAAVVQAYGWREITLVYEDTDYGNGLVPYLVDAFQEVDAQISYRSVIPPSAKDVDIQKELNKLLTMQTRVFLVHMTAVIGSRFFVLASNAGVMSEEFAWIVTDGLSSSLDPVSSNVMNSMRGVLGVRPHLPPSESRRDFKERWTKLRAEINSHNENADLSLFGLWAYDTVTALALAGERAWDPALSRYLKPNTSRNNLNFSSMGISEMGPKLLDNILSINFQGLSGEFNLRDGELHPTAFEIFNVVGQTEKIIGYWTSAQGLSPELNSSTKVDYTASAINLKAPIWPGHTRKPPKGWVMPILGKKLKIGVPKKDGFSEFFKIEWDPHTGVPCYSGFVQDMFLAVLQALPFAVPYRYVPFVNESRQSAGTYDDMLYKIKLQEFEAVVGDTTIVADRSTYVDFTLPYSESGVAMVVAIKDDERRNIGVAARTSYE from the exons ATGGAGGGCCAGACAAGCTGCTTGATTCTTGCACTGCTGTGTTTCCTTCACCTGACCTCCTCTAGTATTGAAACCTCCAGTGTCGCCGAAGAGAACCCGGCAAAGGAAATGATTCGAGTCGGGCTAGTTTTCAGCATGAGCTCATCCATGGGGAAGGTGGTGGAGAACTGTATATCCATGGCGCACTCCGATTTCTACGGCGCGCACCCCAACTACCGCACCCAATTGTCACTTCTCATCAGAGATCCAAAGGACGACGCCGTCGATGCGGCATCAGCAG TTGTAGACTTGATGGAGAATGACCAAGTCCATGCAATCCTGGGCCCAGAAAGGTCCTCACAAGCTAAATTTGTAATCGACTTAGGAGCTAAAGCTCGAGTCCCAATCATATCCTTCTCAGCTACAAGCCCATCCCTTTCTCCCATGCGAAGCCATTATTTCGTTCGGACAGCCTACGATGACAGTTCACAAGTTGGTGCTTTAGCGGCTGTAGTTCAAGCTTATGGTTGGAGGGAAATAACCCTTGTTTACGAAGACACTGACTATGGCAACGGCTTGGTTCCATACCTTGTCGACGCTTTCCAAGAGGTCGATGCTCAGATCTCTTATAGAAGCGTTATTCCTCCATCTGCGAAGGATGTGGACATCCAGAAAGAGCTCAATAAGTTGTTGACGATGCAGACAAGAGTGTTTCTTGTTCACATGACCGCTGTGATCGGGTCTAGGTTCTTTGTTCTAGCGAGTAATGCGGGAGTGATGAGCGAGGAGTTTGCGTGGATTGTCACTGATGGTTTGTCGTCTTCACTAGACCCTGTCAGCTCTAATGTTATGAACTCGATGCGAGGTGTACTAGGCGTAAGGCCCCATCTACCACCTTCGGAGTCTCGTAGAGATTTCAAAGAGAGATGGACGAAGCTTCGTGCAGAGATAAATTCACACAACGAGAATGCGGATCTCAGCCTCTTCGGCTTATGGGCATACGACACAGTCACGGCATTAGCCTTAGCAGGAGAGAGAGCATGGGATCCTGCACTGTCTAGATACTTAAAGCCGAATACCAGCAGAAATAATCTCAACTTTTCGTCTATGGGGATTTCGGAGATGGGCCCGAAATTGCTCGACAACATTCTAAGcatcaactttcaaggccttaGCGGAGAATTTAACTTGCGCGATGGCGAACTTCATCCCACTGCATTCGAAATCTTTAACGTTGTAGGACAGACGGAGAAAATCATCGGATATTGGACTTCGGCACAAGGACTTTCACCTGAATTGAACTCATCAACAAAGGTAGATTATACAGCTTCAGCCATAAATTTGAAAGCCCCTATTTGGCCAGGACATACACGAAAGCCACCGAAAGGTTGGGTGATGCCGATATTAGGAAAGAAACTAAAGATCGGGGTTCCAAAGAAAGACGGCTTTAGTGAGTTTTTCAAAATCGAATGGGATCCCCATACGGGTGTTCCTTGCTACTCAGGATTCGTCCAAGACATGTTTCTCGCGGTACTGCAAGCATTACCTTTCGCTGTTCCTTACCGATATGTACCTTTTGTGAATGAGAGCAGGCAAAGTGCAGGAACTTATGATGATATGCTGTATAAAATTAAACTTCAG GAATTCGAAGCTGTTGTAGGAGACACGACTATCGTCGCGGATCGCTCGACCTACGTCGATTTCACACTTCCCTACTCAGAATCCGGTGTAGCAATGGTAGTCGCCATTAAGGATGACGAGCGGAGGAACAT TGGTGTGGCTGCTCGAACATCGTACGAATGA
- the LOC115731234 gene encoding glutamate receptor 2.8-like, with the protein MEGQTSCLILALLCFLHLTSSSIETSSVPKENPAKEMIRVGLVFSMSSSRGKMVESCISMAHSDFYGAHPDYRTRLSLLVRDPKDDVVDAASAVVDLMENEEVHAILGPEWSSQAKFVIDLGAKARVPIISFSATSPSLSPMRSHYFVRTAYDDSSQVGALAAVVQAYGWREITLVYEDTDYGNGLVPYLVDAFQEVDAQISYRSVIPPSAEDVDIVKELNKLLTMQTRVFLVHMTAVIGSRFFVLASNAGLMNEEFAWIVTDGLSSSLDPVSSNALKSMQGVLGVKPHLPPSESRRDFKERWTKVCAKINPHNEIADLSLFGLWAYDTVTALALAGEMAWEPAKSSSLKPNTSRNKLNFSSIGISEMGPKLLHNIQSINFQGLGGEFNLPDGELHPSAFEIFNIVENKEKIIGYWTLAQGLSRKLNSSTKVYYTASANDLKAPIWPGHTRKSPKGWVMPILGKKLKIGVPKKDGFSEFFKIEWDPHTSVPSYSGFVHDMFLTVLQALPFAVPYRYVPFVNESRQSAGTYDDMLYKIKLQKFEAVVGDTTIVANRSTYVDFTLPYSESGVAMVVAIKDDERRNMWVFLKPLSWNLWLTTGLAFISTGLVVWLLEHRTNEEFRGRRSEQIGFLLWFSFSTLVFAHRERIANNLTRLVLIVWVFVVLILTQSYTANLASFLTVQRLRPKFVDVQDLIRDGLFVGYQKDSFVKGLLVRQLKFNESRLIPYGSPEEYHEALSKGSDNGGVAAIFDELPFVKIFLARYCNKYQMVGPTYKTDGFGFAFPLGSPLVSHFSRAILNVTQDKEKMDAIERKYFSSQSSCQDQDAAILSDNLSLSVDSFGGLFIITGVVSASSVFVYVASFFYSHWPRPSAIRRGDSSLRSKLSETANSFFREHGLIGFSERNRSQVVPTSRCRSWEGSPNSEVEVMARRPNEGQRPVLIIHV; encoded by the exons TTGTAGACTTAATGGAGAATGAAGAAGTCCATGCAATCCTGGGCCCAGAATGGTCCTCGCAAGCCAAATTTGTAATCGACTTAGGAGCTAAAGCTCGAGTCCCAATCATATCCTTCTCAGCTACAAGCCCATCCCTTTCTCCCATGCGAAGCCATTATTTCGTTCGGACAGCCTACGATGACAGTTCACAAGTTGGTGCTTTAGCGGCTGTAGTTCAAGCTTATGGTTGGAGGGAAATAACCCTTGTTTATGAAGACACTGACTATGGCAACGGCTTGGTTCCATACCTTGTTGATGCTTTCCAAGAGGTCGATGCTCAGATCTCTTATAGAAGCGTTATTCCTCCATCTGCGGAGGATGTCGACATCGTAAAAGAGCTCAATAAGTTGTTAACGATGCAGACAAGAGTGTTTCTTGTTCACATGACCGCCGTGATCGGGTCTAGGTTCTTTGTTCTAGCGAGTAATGCGGGACTGATGAACGAGGAGTTTGCGTGGATTGTCACCGATGGTTTGTCGTCTTCACTAGACCCCGTCAGCTCTAATGCTTTGAAGTCAATGCAAGGTGTACTAGGCGTAAAGCCCCATCTACCACCATCGGAGTCTCGTAGAGATTTCAAAGAGAGATGGACGAAGGTTTGCGCCAAGATAAATCCACACAACGAGATTGCTGATCTGAGTCTCTTTGGCTTATGGGCATACGATACAGTCACGGCATTAGCCTTAGCAGGAGAGATGGCATGGGAGCCTGCAAAGTCTAGCTCCCTAAAGCCGAATACCAGCAGAAACAAGCTCAACTTTTCGTCTATCGGGATTTCGGAGATGGGCCCAAAATTGCTTCACAACATTCAAAGcatcaactttcaaggccttgGCGGAGAATTTAACTTGCCCGACGGTGAACTTCATCCCTCTGCATTCGAAATCTTTAACATAGTAGAgaataaagagaaaatcattggATATTGGACTTTGGCACAAGGACTTTCACGCAAATTGAATTCATCGACAAAGGTATATTACACAGCTTCAGCCAACGATTTGAAAGCCCCTATTTGGCCAGGACATACACGAAAGTCACCAAAAGGTTGGGTGATGCCGATATTAGGAAAGAAACTAAAGATCGGGGTTCCAAAGAAAGACGGCTTTAGCGAGTTTTTCAAAATCGAATGGGATCCGCATACGAGCGTGCCCAGCTACTCAGGATTCGTCCATGACATGTTTCTCACGGTACTGCAAGCATTGCCTTTCGCTGTTCCTTACCGGTATGTACCTTTTGTGAATGAGAGCAGGCAAAGTGCAGGAACTTATGATGATATGCTGTACAAAATTAAACTTCAG AAATTCGAAGCCGTTGTAGGAGACACGACTATCGTCGCGAATCGCTCAACCTACGTCGATTTCACACTTCCCTACTCAGAATCCGGTGTAGCAATGGTAGTCGCCATTAAGGATGACGAGCGGAGGAACATGTGGGTCTTCTTAAAACCATTGAGTTGGAATCTCTGGCTAACGACCGGTTTGGCTTTCATTTCTACTGGGCTAGTGGTGTGGCTGCTCGAACATCGTACGAATGAAGAATTTAGGGGTCGTCGTAGTGAACAAATCGGTTTTCTACTCTGGTTTTCCTTCTCCACACTGGTGTTTGCTCACA GAGAGAGGATTGCAAACAACTTGACAAGGCTTGTGCTTATCGTATGGGTATTTGTGGTGCTTATCCTGACTCAAAGCTATACTGCAAATTTAGCTTCATTTTTGACCGTGCAACGCTTACGGCCGAAGTTTGTCGACGTGCAAGACTTGATAAGGGATGGCCTTTTCGTCGGGTATCAGAAAGATTCTTTCGTGAAAGGACTTCTCGTGCGACAGCTCAAATTCAACGAGTCCAGACTCATTCCTTATGGCTCGCCGGAGGAATACCACGAGGCGCTATCGAAAGGAAGCGATAACGGAGGAGTAGCGGCAATATTTGATGAACTGCCATTCGTGAAAATCTTCCTTGCCAGATATTGCAACAAGTACCAAATGGTAGGACCAACCTATAAAACCGACGGGTTTGGCttt GCCTTTCCATTGGGGTCTCCTTTGGTCTCCCACTTTTCAAGGGCAATCTTGAATGTCACTCAAGATAAAGAGAAAATGGACGCGATCGAAAGAAAATACTTCAGCAGCCAAAGCTCGTGCCAAGATCAGGATGCTGCGATCCTGTCGGACAATCTTAGCCTAAGCGTGGACAGCTTCGGAGGGCTCTTCATCATCACCGGCGTCGTCTCGGCATCCTCAGTGTTTGTATATGTGGCTTCTTTCTTCTATTCTCATTGGCCTCGCCCGAGCGCGATTCGCCGCGGGGATTCCTCCCTTCGGTCCAAGCTTTCAGAAACTGCGAACAGCTTCTTTCGGGAGCACGGATTAATTGGTTTTTCGGAGAGAAATAGATCGCAGGTTGTTCCGACCTCGCGTTGTCGAAGTTGGGAGGGCTCTCCTAATAGTGAAGTTGAAGTGATGGCGAGGAGACCAAACGAAGGACAGAGGCCAGTACTCATTATACACGTTTGA
- the LOC125314901 gene encoding glutamate receptor 2.7-like, with amino-acid sequence MVGPTYKTDGFGFAFPLGSPLVSHFSRAILNVTQDKEKMDAIERKYFSSQSSCQDQDAAILSDNLSLSVDSFGGLFIITGVVSASSVFVYVASFFYSHWPRPSAIRPGNSSLRSKLSETAISFFQEHGLIGFSERNRTEVVPTSRCRSWEGSPNSDVELMARRPNEGQRPVLILHV; translated from the exons ATGGTAGGACCAACCTATAAAACCGACGGGTTTGGCttt GCCTTTCCATTGGGGTCTCCTTTGGTCTCCCACTTTTCAAGGGCAATCTTGAATGTCACTCAAGATAAGGAGAAAATGGACGCGATCGAAAGAAAATACTTCAGCAGCCAAAGCTCGTGCCAAGATCAGGATGCTGCGATCCTGTCGGACAATCTTAGCCTGAGCGTGGACAGCTTCGGGGGCCTCTTCATCATCACCGGCGTCGTCTCGGCATCCTCGGTGTTTGTATATGTGGCTTCTTTCTTCTATTCTCATTGGCCTCGCCCGAGCGCGATTCGCCCCGGGAATTCCTCCCTTCGGTCCAAGCTTTCGGAAACTGCGATCAGTTTCTTTCAGGAGCACGGATTAATTGGTTTTTCGGAGAGAAATAGAACGGAGGTTGTTCCGACATCACGTTGTCGAAGTTGGGAAGGCTCTCCTAATAGTGATGTTGAACTGATGGCGAGGAGACCAAACGAAGGACAGAGGCCAGTACTCATTTTACACGTTTGA